From the genome of Podospora bellae-mahoneyi strain CBS 112042 chromosome 2, whole genome shotgun sequence:
TTACCCCACATCCGCATGACTGACAGCTACCTATTTACCCCGCtgttgtgtgttttctcaaTGCCATCTGGCAGACGTTTGACGCTCTCGACTTGAGTTTCCCCGGGAACTTTTGGAGACACTTTCCATGTACTTAGTTTAAAGGCTAAAGTTGTAAAATCGATAATTCCATAGATATCGGCCCTTTCCCCTCAACTCCAGTCCCCGGATTTACCCCTCGATCCCCACGCTCCACACCCATGGAGCCAGAAACAAAGACAATCCAAGGCCACGAATGGCATCATTGTGCATATGGGTATTGCCCACGAATCTTTGGGCACCATCCGCGGTATTCACGTAACCAAGCTCCACAGGACTTCGGAATCTGGCAAGGGGATccgtcttcccctccactTCTTGATCGAGTTTCCGCCGTTTTTTGCTTGCAGGCTGGACAGCTGGCAGCAGGGACAGCTGGACAAGCAGTAACAGACAAGATAGGTACAACGTAGCCGGGTAAGGGTATGTAGGTATCCATCCGTTTCGAGGGACCATAGGAGCCGACATGGTCTCCGAAGGTAATCTGCGGGGTTGGctgtgtgtatgtgtgtgtgtcccTGGCCGAGATAGGTAGCTCCGCCTCGATCTTTGTAGATCTGCTTcgtccccccctttttttcttttttttttcttttttttttctttttttctccgtTTCCTGCTTTTAGTTACCCAGTTCGAGATCAACAAACTCACCAAACTTCAAAATGTCCCACGTTTCCCCAGCTGGGCTCTTCGCCCACGACTCTACCGCTCCTCCTGCCAGCAACAGAGTTCTGCCTCTGTTTTCCCTCGCTGGAAAGACCGCCATCGTTTCGGGCGCCACAGCTGGTATCGGTTACGCTGTTGCTCAGGGGTTCGCCGAAGCGGGCGCCAACGTGGCGATATGGTACAACtccaagaaggagcaggcTGAGACTGCCGCAGCCGAGATCGAGAAGGAATTTGGCGTCAAGTGTAAGCCCCTTTCTCAGTCACctaccttcaccaccatggaAACCTAACACACAACCCTCCCAAACAGGCAAAGCCTACCAAGTAAACGTcgcctccttccccgccgtctcctcggccgtcaacgaccacatcctccccgaGTTCAACTCCCGCCTCGACATCTTCGTCGCCAACTCGGGCATCGCCTGGGAAGACGGCCCCATGCTCGACGGCGCGGCCGAGGACCGCATCAAGCGCTACAAGCAAATCATCgacaccaacctcgacggcaCCTTCTACTGTGCCAGAGTGGCCGGGGAGATCTTCCGCCGGCAGAAGCAAGAGGGGCTCGAGGGGTTCACCTACGGCAGCTTCATTGCTACGGCGAGCATGAGCGGGAGCATTGTGAACATCCCCCAGCTGCAGACGGCGTATAATGCGAGCAAGGCGGGCGTGATTCACTTGGTCAAGAGTCTGGCGGTGGAGTGGGTTGGTTTTGCGAGGGCGAACACGGTGAGCCCGGGGTACATTGTTACGGAGATTAGCAAGTTTTGCGATGAGGGGACGAagagggcttggagggaTAAGATTccgatggggagggaggggatgccGAATGAGTTGAAGGGGGCGTATTTGTATCTGGCGAGCGATGCGGCTTCGTATACTACGGGGATtgatttggtggtggatggtgggtATTGCGCTCCTTGAGGGGCTTTATAGAGAAACAGAGTTCGGTTTCTGATGTTCAATGCTCGGACTTGATCTGGTGTAAGTCAATGGACTGGTGCCAACTGGCAGTCAGCTGCTGCCGGTGAACCCCTAATATGCCTTGGCAAGCCAGATTCAAGACCGACCCAACCTCACCGCTGAGGCTCCAAAAATTTGGAGCCTTGTGCTACCTGCCGATAACGTTCTCTCAATTCGGGCACGCGATAGCATTTACATCAAGCTGCCTGTGCCCCGTGTCTACCTCCAGTGTTCCAGACGTATTTACTTGACAAAAGACTCTCTGTTGGGCCTTCTGAATGGGCCAGACCTGAGCCCATTTTTAGCAGAAGCGGGCCTCTTTTATTCTCCCCCCCACTATAGAGCCAGGGGACCGTGATAGTGTTAGAAGTTGGGTGGATTATACCTTTGAATAACTGCATCATTGGTGATTTGCTTTGAAAGCAACAAACACCAGAGGGAGGCAAAAGGACCACGAGACCCGATTCCGCCTTTCTCAGCTTTCTGGAAAAGCCAGTCTTGTCCCAACCACAGCTCACCTCCCGCCAATTCGGTGAAACAACCAAGgtacccctcccctcctcccgccgcCCCAGCAACTTTCTGGAGCTCGCCCGCACCCACTCTCCTTGCTCCTTCGCAAGAGGACCAACTGGGAAAgtcgcctctctctctctctccgaCCGCCGACCGCCCAACTGCTGCTTGCATTCAGCCTTACCCATCTGACAATCCCAAAATCCGCTTTCAAACTTCAATCAAACGGCGGCTTTGGCGACTTGCACACACCCCCCGCACCCTGCAACATTTTAAGGGGAGCCCGACCGACTGTACAACCGGCGACCCCCTTTATAGCCTTACTCCCCGTAATCCTCCCTCTTTGCCGCCGATAGTAAGAGTATCGATAGTCGATAatatcttttcctcctcccactcccccagcCTCTTCAGTTCTCAACGACGTCGATCAACATGGACACCGAAGACGCCGGCGCCCAGGGCTTCGACCCCCGCACCCAGCAGGTCGACAACGCCATCCGCGCCATACAGCAGAAGAAGCCGCTCCCTGAGATTGACTTTACCATTCATGTGATGGAGGATGGCACTCAGGTCAGCACCCAGGAGAGAGTCTGCAAAGGTAGAGAACAACCCTCTCGACCCATTCAAGTACTGGTACTGACATTGTTCCCCCCCCGCCCGCTCCCATCCAGATGTGCAAGCTCCCGCCATGTACAAGCCCACCGACGACCAATTCTTCGAGGACGAGTCGCAACAAAAGCCCAACATTCAGTTCCTAAAGCAGCACTTCTACCGCGAGGGCCGCTTGACTGAGGAGCAGGCGCTATGGATCCTCAAGAAGGGCACCGAGATCCTCCGCGCCGAGCCCAACCTACTCGAGATGGACGCGCCTATCACCGTCTGCGGTGACGTCCACGGCCAGTACTACGACTTGATGAAGCtgtttgaggttggcggCGACCCGGCGGAGACGAGGTATCTGTTCTTGGGCGACTATGTCGACCGTGGCTACTTCAGTATCGAGTGCGTGTTGTACCTGTGGGCGCTCAAGATTCACTACCCCAAGTCTCTGTGGCTGCTGCGTGGCAACCACGAGTGTCGCCACCTGACGGATTACTTCACCTTCAAGCTCGAGTGCAAGCACAAGTACTCCGAGGCCATCTACGAGGCATGCATGGAGTCGTTCTGTTCGTTGCCGCTGGCGGCTGTCATGAACAAGCAGTTTTTGTGCATCCACGGCGGTCTCAGCCCGGAGCTGCACACGCTGGATGACATTAGAAATATCGACCGCTTCCGCGAACCGCCCACCCAAGGCCTAATGTGCGACATCCTCTGGGCCGACCCCCTCGAGGACTTTGGCCAAGAAAAAACCACTGACTACTTCCTCCACAACCACGTCCGCGGCTGCTCCTACTTCTTCTCCTACCCGGCCGCCTGCCACTTCCTCGAGAAGAACAATCTGCTCTCTGTCATCCGCGCCCACGAGGCCCAGGACGCGGGGTACCGAATGTACCGTAAGACCCGCACAACAGGCTTCCCCTCGGTCATGACCATCTTTTCCGCCCCCAACTATCTGGACGTGTACAACAACAAGGCGGCGGTTCTAAAGTACGAGAACAACGTCATGAACATTAGACAGTTCAACTGCACCCCCCACCCGTACTGGCTCCCCAACTTCATGGATGTCTTCACCTGGTCGCTGCCCTTCGTGGGAGAAAAGATCACAGACATGTTGATTGCCATCCTGTCAACCTGCTCCGAGGAGGAACTCCGCGAGGaatcatccgcctcctcgcccggTCCAGTATCCCCccccttgccctcggcctcgagCGTCGGGAGCCAAGATCCGGAATCGATCGAATTCAAGAGACGTGcgatcaagaacaagatTTTGGCCATCGGACGACTGTCGAGGGTCTTCCAGGTTTTGAGAGAGGAATCCGAGAAGGTGTCGGAGCTCAAGACGGTCAGCGGCGGGAGACTGCCCGCCGGCACGCTGATGCTCGGCGCCGAGGGGATCAAGAATGCGATTTCGAGCTTTGAGGACGCCAGGAAGGTGGACATTCAGAACGAGAGGCTGCCGCCTAGCCATGACGAGGtgcagaagcagaaggacGAGGAGCACGCCCAGGCGCTGGAGCGGGCgacgagggaggcggagCAGGATAAGAAGTTGCAGACGCTGAGTAGGAGGTTGAGCACGTGagttttttctcttttttttttccctttccctccaaGTCATgagagttttttttttttttttttttttttggcttggtTGATTTTGCGAGAAACTAATACGGGGTATCTTGGTACTAATACAGGGGTGAATAAAATAGGGATCGCAAGCGGTAGTCGATTCCGAGCTTTTGCTCTTGtgtttttggcttttggaagaagaatggaggtggtgatcaGGAAACGGGGAAAGAATTGGCTGTGTTGGTTGGTTAAGTGGATGAATGATGGGCTGGATCCGTGTACTGTCCAAGtcagtgtgtgtgtgtgtgtgtgtgttgtgtgagtgtgtgtgggtgtgtgttcAATAAAGGGTCGCGGCGAGAAAGATACTACCTACATatttttcctctctctcaactTCTCACACCTAAATCACACACAGTATCCGTATGAAAGTAATGTCAGATATATCGGGTATTTGTTGCAAACCTTTCTTTCACTGCGGTCACATGCAAAACAAACGAGGTTAAAAATAACAATCCATACAAGTTCCTATCACTCATGCCCCTCCCTATGAACCAagtcccatccatccatcgtcCGTCCATCTTtgcttgctctctctctcacacacacatgttCGCCATCAGGTCGTCCCATACTGCACAACCAAAACCTCCTTAGtcaaggaggcgagggcgtATCCTTCACGCTCCTCCACTCTTCTCGACTTCACAAATATAACAAAATgaaaaacaacccccaaccacacacaccatccatcatcccagaAAACAATTGAATGCCCCATTTTTCTTTCCATCAATAGGCCTgagaaaaccaaaaaaacaaaaaagaaagaacaAAAAACCCAAGCTAACAAAACGAGCGCCCCGATAAAAACACTGACAGGGATGTACATATACAACGCGCTGCCGCTGTGTCTCTAACAACATcgagcagcaacaacgaTCATCATCTACATAAAACAATAACCGCACCTTGTCTACTACTTCCAAATTTTCAAAACTCAGCCCTTGAGGAACAAGTCTCCAGCGCCGTTCCGTGTTGTTCGTGCCCGATCGGGGTGGTCTAATCCCAACAGATCATCCGTGTTCGTTGCAATGTCCCACAGAATATCGTCTACATCAACGACATGTTAGCCGCCATAAAcaaagacagagagagagaggtccGAAATAAAGCTTACCATCTTCCAAATATTGAGGTCGTGAGAATGATGATCTCCGGAT
Proteins encoded in this window:
- the SOU1 gene encoding Sorbose reductase sou1 (EggNog:ENOG503NXQY; COG:Q), with the protein product MSHVSPAGLFAHDSTAPPASNRVLPLFSLAGKTAIVSGATAGIGYAVAQGFAEAGANVAIWYNSKKEQAETAAAEIEKEFGVKCKAYQVNVASFPAVSSAVNDHILPEFNSRLDIFVANSGIAWEDGPMLDGAAEDRIKRYKQIIDTNLDGTFYCARVAGEIFRRQKQEGLEGFTYGSFIATASMSGSIVNIPQLQTAYNASKAGVIHLVKSLAVEWVGFARANTVSPGYIVTEISKFCDEGTKRAWRDKIPMGREGMPNELKGAYLYLASDAASYTTGIDLVVDGGYCAP
- the CNA1 gene encoding 3',5'-cyclic-nucleotide phosphodiesterase (PDEase) (3':5'-CNP) (COG:T; EggNog:ENOG503NTWU); protein product: MDTEDAGAQGFDPRTQQVDNAIRAIQQKKPLPEIDFTIHVMEDGTQVSTQERVCKDVQAPAMYKPTDDQFFEDESQQKPNIQFLKQHFYREGRLTEEQALWILKKGTEILRAEPNLLEMDAPITVCGDVHGQYYDLMKLFEVGGDPAETRYLFLGDYVDRGYFSIECVLYLWALKIHYPKSLWLLRGNHECRHLTDYFTFKLECKHKYSEAIYEACMESFCSLPLAAVMNKQFLCIHGGLSPELHTLDDIRNIDRFREPPTQGLMCDILWADPLEDFGQEKTTDYFLHNHVRGCSYFFSYPAACHFLEKNNLLSVIRAHEAQDAGYRMYRKTRTTGFPSVMTIFSAPNYLDVYNNKAAVLKYENNVMNIRQFNCTPHPYWLPNFMDVFTWSLPFVGEKITDMLIAILSTCSEEELREESSASSPGPVSPPLPSASSVGSQDPESIEFKRRAIKNKILAIGRLSRVFQVLREESEKVSELKTVSGGRLPAGTLMLGAEGIKNAISSFEDARKVDIQNERLPPSHDEVQKQKDEEHAQALERATREAEQDKKLQTLSRRLSTDRKR